In candidate division KSB1 bacterium, a genomic segment contains:
- a CDS encoding glycosyltransferase family 2 protein translates to MKLIIQIPCYNEEHTLPITLQALPKQVAGVDEVEVLVIDDGSTDRTVEVARAHGVNHIVRLTKNKGLAEGFMVGLDACLKLGADIIVNTDADNQYCAADIETLIRPILEGKAEMVIGDRRINGLAHVPFVKKKLQLLGSWVVRQVSGTNIPDATSGFRAMSRDAALRLNVISNFTYTLETIIQAGKKNIALAHVPVRTNSALRESRLFRSIWAYVRKSIGTIFRIYTMYEPLRMFMYIGSSIFGVGVLIGIRFLYFYLFAGRGGGHIQSLILAAILIIVGFQVFMIGLLADLIGANRRLIEEALYRIKKAELILTGRK, encoded by the coding sequence GTGAAGCTCATAATCCAGATCCCGTGCTACAATGAGGAGCACACCTTGCCTATCACCTTGCAGGCCCTGCCCAAACAGGTGGCCGGCGTAGATGAGGTGGAGGTGCTTGTGATCGACGACGGCAGTACCGATCGCACCGTGGAGGTGGCACGGGCTCATGGTGTGAACCACATTGTCCGACTCACCAAGAACAAGGGCCTGGCCGAGGGGTTCATGGTGGGGTTAGATGCCTGCCTCAAGTTGGGGGCAGACATCATCGTCAACACCGATGCCGATAACCAGTACTGCGCCGCCGACATCGAGACGCTCATTCGGCCCATCCTGGAGGGTAAGGCGGAGATGGTCATTGGCGACCGCCGGATAAACGGTCTGGCACACGTTCCTTTTGTGAAGAAGAAGCTTCAGCTGCTGGGGAGCTGGGTCGTACGACAGGTCTCCGGCACCAATATACCGGACGCGACCAGCGGCTTCAGGGCAATGAGTAGGGACGCGGCTTTGCGCCTTAACGTCATCTCCAACTTTACGTATACCCTGGAGACCATTATTCAGGCGGGGAAGAAGAACATCGCTCTTGCCCATGTTCCGGTGCGCACCAACAGCGCGCTGCGAGAGTCGCGCCTTTTCCGCAGCATTTGGGCCTACGTGCGCAAGTCGATTGGGACTATCTTCCGCATCTACACCATGTATGAGCCCTTGCGCATGTTCATGTACATCGGCTCGTCGATCTTCGGCGTGGGTGTCCTCATCGGCATCCGCTTCCTCTACTTCTACCTCTTTGCGGGAAGAGGCGGCGGACATATCCAATCCCTGATTTTGGCCGCCATTCTGATCATTGTCGGCTTTCAGGTCTTTATGATCGGTTTGTTGGCGGACCTGATCGGAGCCAACCGGAGGCTCATTGAGGAGGCGCTTTACCGCATCAAGAAGGCAGAGTTGATTCTCACAGGCAGGAAGTGA
- a CDS encoding glycosyltransferase family 2 protein, whose amino-acid sequence MVVPLYNEVDNVRPLVEAIVATLRRERLGYEIILVDDGSTDGTSDVLREVQAQYDHIVVIRLRTNFGQSPALAAGFARARGEVVVTMDGDLQNDPRDIPRLLETLEQGYDVVSGWRKKRQDGFLIRRIPSMLANRLVCRVTGVFLHDTGCALKAYRGEIVRRIHLYGEMHRFIPALSKMEGAHITELVVRHHPRRFGRSKYNLSRTFRVILDLLTLHLLMRHVRNPLRFFGTIGVSFALAAAAAGVATLILLGMKADVYSLNVLLTLVFLLLVSAFQFFFLGLVAKLIVETGRRRDDYFFEVDSAARLGGVR is encoded by the coding sequence GTGGTGGTACCGCTCTATAACGAAGTGGACAACGTGCGTCCCTTGGTTGAGGCGATTGTGGCCACGTTGCGCCGTGAGCGGCTGGGGTATGAGATTATCCTTGTTGATGATGGCAGCACCGATGGCACTAGTGATGTGCTCCGTGAGGTGCAGGCACAGTACGATCACATCGTGGTCATTCGTCTGCGTACCAACTTTGGTCAATCCCCAGCACTGGCTGCGGGTTTTGCCCGCGCGCGAGGTGAGGTGGTGGTGACCATGGACGGCGATCTCCAGAACGACCCGCGTGACATCCCCCGACTCCTCGAGACCCTTGAACAGGGGTATGACGTGGTGAGCGGATGGCGCAAGAAGCGGCAAGACGGCTTCCTCATTAGGCGCATCCCCTCCATGCTCGCCAACCGCCTGGTCTGCCGAGTAACTGGTGTGTTCCTCCACGACACCGGCTGTGCACTGAAGGCATATCGGGGCGAAATTGTTAGACGTATTCACCTCTACGGCGAAATGCATCGCTTCATTCCGGCCTTGAGCAAGATGGAAGGGGCACATATTACCGAGCTGGTGGTGCGCCATCACCCGCGTCGCTTTGGCAGGTCCAAGTACAATCTCAGCCGCACGTTCCGGGTTATTCTCGATCTACTCACACTCCATCTGCTGATGCGTCACGTGCGGAACCCGCTGCGTTTTTTTGGGACCATTGGCGTGTCGTTCGCTCTGGCTGCCGCGGCGGCAGGAGTGGCCACACTGATCCTATTGGGCATGAAGGCAGACGTATACTCTTTGAACGTGCTTCTCACCCTTGTTTTTCTGCTGCTTGTCTCTGCCTTCCAGTTCTTTTTTCTCGGCCTGGTTGCCAAGTTGATTGTGGAGACAGGGCGGCGCAGGGACGACTACTTCTTTGAAGTGGACTCTGCCGCGCGCCTTGGAGGTGTACGATGA
- a CDS encoding metal-dependent hydrolase, whose translation MPSPVAHSLVAIALYRRMPSRRCSGARWCLLVVLILVASLPDADFLLGLAIGDANRYHHQMTHSLSFCAGAAVALAALLNRVWPLGLKKWIGLNGILLGAHLGLDALTADTAAPFGQPLLWPFWDGYVHLPVTILLDVRRKGATPEFFPSLLSLHNLKAVTLEVALLVPLAVLAGRRGPDGRSKKTSECLGHRAQAEETYT comes from the coding sequence ATGCCGAGCCCTGTTGCCCATTCGCTTGTGGCCATCGCGCTCTACCGTCGCATGCCTTCCCGCCGGTGCAGTGGAGCGCGTTGGTGTCTTCTGGTGGTCCTGATCCTGGTGGCGAGTCTTCCCGACGCAGACTTTCTCCTGGGGCTCGCCATCGGCGATGCCAATCGCTACCACCACCAGATGACCCACAGCCTTAGCTTCTGTGCGGGGGCAGCGGTGGCCCTGGCGGCGTTGCTGAATAGAGTGTGGCCCTTGGGGCTGAAGAAATGGATTGGGCTGAACGGTATCCTGCTGGGCGCACACCTTGGGCTGGATGCGTTGACCGCCGACACGGCCGCACCCTTCGGCCAACCGCTGCTGTGGCCATTCTGGGATGGATACGTGCACCTTCCGGTGACGATCCTGTTGGATGTGAGGCGCAAAGGAGCGACGCCGGAATTTTTTCCTAGCCTGCTCAGCCTTCACAATCTGAAGGCTGTGACTTTGGAAGTTGCTCTACTCGTTCCATTGGCGGTGCTGGCAGGTCGTCGGGGTCCCGATGGGAGGAGCAAAAAGACTAGCGAGTGCCTAGGGCATCGTGCACAGGCAGAGGAGACATACACGTAA
- a CDS encoding glycosyltransferase, whose amino-acid sequence MKGLEEGMVMGLADEASPKARTRVPAISVIVALRNHASLLSSLCADLLAVLKELGGPFEIVLVDDGSTDTTYAQAELLARSHRSVKAVRLRSTFGEGSAFDAGLKVARGRTIVYMAGRVLTDPHGVRALVEKLAEGADLVMAWRHPRRDSRINRVVSFVFNQLVNRLAGLQLHDINSGMFATRREVLDDLPLYGDMHNFLPVLAARQGYKVAEAKVQQLPGTFRKSIYPEEYVRRLLDIITVLFLTNYAKKPLHFLGFMGGIFALVGALIELYLFVYRVLAIGPIAGRPLLLLGALLLVIGLQMISIGLIGEMIIFTHARDIKEYNIAEIIE is encoded by the coding sequence ATGAAAGGGCTCGAGGAAGGGATGGTTATGGGTCTTGCGGACGAGGCGTCGCCGAAGGCACGCACGAGGGTGCCTGCCATCTCGGTGATTGTGGCCCTTCGCAACCATGCCTCCCTGTTGTCTTCTTTGTGTGCGGACCTGCTGGCCGTGCTCAAGGAGCTTGGCGGTCCGTTTGAAATTGTCCTTGTCGACGATGGGAGCACTGACACCACCTATGCGCAGGCGGAGCTCTTGGCGCGATCCCATCGCTCGGTGAAGGCGGTGCGCCTGCGTTCCACATTTGGCGAGGGCTCGGCCTTTGACGCAGGGCTAAAGGTGGCGCGCGGTCGGACCATCGTCTACATGGCGGGTCGGGTGCTGACCGATCCTCACGGTGTACGCGCCTTGGTGGAGAAGCTGGCTGAGGGAGCGGACTTGGTCATGGCCTGGCGCCACCCCAGGCGCGATTCCCGCATCAACCGCGTGGTGTCCTTTGTCTTCAACCAGCTGGTAAATCGGCTGGCAGGCCTCCAGCTGCACGATATCAATAGCGGCATGTTCGCCACGCGCCGAGAGGTGTTGGACGACCTTCCGCTGTACGGTGACATGCACAATTTCTTGCCGGTGCTGGCCGCCCGCCAAGGGTACAAGGTGGCAGAAGCTAAGGTACAGCAGCTCCCCGGCACCTTCCGCAAGTCCATTTACCCTGAAGAATACGTGCGCCGACTTCTGGACATTATCACGGTGCTGTTTTTGACCAATTATGCGAAAAAGCCGCTCCACTTCTTGGGGTTTATGGGCGGCATCTTTGCCCTCGTGGGCGCACTCATTGAGCTTTATCTTTTTGTCTACCGTGTGTTGGCTATCGGGCCGATTGCTGGCCGTCCTTTGCTTCTCCTCGGTGCCTTGCTCTTGGTCATCGGTCTGCAGATGATTTCCATCGGCCTCATCGGCGAAATGATCATCTTCACCCACGCCAGGGACATCAAGGAGTATAACATCGCCGAGATCATCGAGTAA